Proteins encoded together in one Quercus lobata isolate SW786 chromosome 3, ValleyOak3.0 Primary Assembly, whole genome shotgun sequence window:
- the LOC115979463 gene encoding probable glycosyltransferase At5g20260, translating to MANLSFPSPYLLVLTLLLLFFLIYISPLNHNRLTLHPSPPTNHEIPTQFLPASPPSPVDANSPTSTAAANSVSNHVKRKNKTERIEEELARARAAIHKAIRTKNYTSDREETYIPKGCIYRNAYAFHQSHIEMVKSFKVWAYREGERPLVHSGPMSYIYSIEGQFIDEMESEKSHFMARHPNEAHAFFLPISITKVVDFFYRADPFHFPMLPIFTDYVNVVAKKYPYWNRSHGADHFMVSCHDWAPEVIKEKQEYFKHFIRVLCNANTSEGFIPTRDVSLPEFNLKGYPEYSLGPQRIGLPPSKRTILAFFSGAAHGDIRKRLFEYWKDKDSEVQVYEGIPKGKNYHKIMSEAKFCLCPSGSEVASPRVVEAMYQNCVPVIISDYYTLPFSEVLDWSKFAVFIPPKQIPEIKTILRGISQKRYLTLQKRVTQVARHFVLNRPAKPFDVYHMVLHSVWLRRLNIQLPLNIF from the exons ATGGCAAACTTGAGCTTCCCTTCACCATATTTACTTGTCCTAACTCTTCTCCTCCTCTTTTTTCTAATCTACATCTCTCCCTTAAACCACAACCGCCTCACTCTCCACCCATCACCACCTACCAACCATGAAATTCCAACACAATTCCTACCTGCATCCCCTCCCTCTCCGGTTGATGCTAATTCACCAACTTCCACCGCTGCAGCTAACAGCGTTTCCAACCATGTCAAG AGGAAGAATAAAACGGAGAGGATTGAAGAAGAGTTGGCTAGAGCGCGAGCGGCTATTCATAAAGCTATTCGTACAAAAAACTATACTTCTGACAGAGAGGAAACGTACATTCCCAAAGGATGCATTTACAGAAATGCATATGCTTTTCATCA GAGCCATATAGAGATGGTGAAGAGCTTCAAGGTATGGGCGTACAGGGAAGGAGAGCGACCCTTGGTACACAGTGGGCCAATGAGTTATATTTATTCCATTGAGGGCCAATTCATCGATGAGATGGAAAGTGAAAAGAGCCACTTCATGGCTCGCCATCCTAATGAAGCACATGCATTTTTCCTACCAATAAGTATTACCAAAGTTGTTGACTTCTTTTATAGGGCTGACCCCTTTCACTTTCCAATGCTGCCAATCTTCACAGATTATGTCAATGTAGTAGCAAAGAAATACCCCTACTGGAATAGAAGCCACGGAGCAGACCATTTCATGGTCTCTTGTCATGATTGG GCACCAGAAGTCATAAAAGAGAAGCAGGAGTACTTTAAGCACTTCATAAGAGTGTTATGCAATGCCAACACATCTGAAGGATTCATACCCACAAGAGATGTCTCATTGCCAGAATTTAACTTAAAAGGTTACCCTGAGTATAGCCTTGGTCCTCAACGCATTGGCCTACCTCCAAGTAAGCGCACGATCCTTGCCTTCTTCTCTGGTGCTGCACATGGAGACATTAGAAAACGTTTGTTTGAGTATTGGAAAGATAAAGATAGTGAAGTTCAAGTATATGAGGGAATTCCCAAAGGGAAAAACTATCACAAAATTATGTCAGAAGCCAAATTTTGCTTGTGCCCAAGTGGGTCAGAAGTAGCAAGTCCTAGAGTGGTGGAAGCAATGTATCAAAATTGTGTCCCTGTGATTATTTCTGATTACTATACATTACCTTTTAGTGAAGTTCTTGATTGGAGCAAATTTGCAGTATTTATTCCTCCAAAACAAATACCAGAAATTAAGACGATTCTGAGAGGAATTTCACAAAAAAGGTACTTGACATTGCAGAAGAGAGTGACACAAGTTGCAAGACATTTTGTGTTGAACCGACCAGCAAAACCCTTTGATGTATATCATATGGTGCTCCATTCAGTGTGGCTTAGAAGGCTTAACATTCAGCTACCGTTGAATATTTTTTGA
- the LOC115982432 gene encoding probable glycosyltransferase At5g20260: MATFSFHSPFLLIPTFLLLLLLIYISPLNENLHFSSSTPTPSPSRLLQTNPKSPQLSLLAPSPTMAKSSLEAPPSTFNTANHIKVHSEQEKSRTERIEEDLAKARAAIQKAINNQNYTSDDKIEFYVPRGCVYRNAKAFHQSQIEMIKRFKVWVYREGEIPMAHSGPMSYLYSIGGQFMDEMERGESPFMAPHPDEAHAFFVPLSVSKIVDSFYRLQPHTFRRRLAIISRDYINVVADKYPYWNRSNGGDHFMVSCHDWAPWLVTEDPKFYQNFVRVLCNANTSEGFKPIRDVSLPEFNLKGYPIFNLGPPRHGLAPSKRTILAFFAGGAHGDIRSILFQHWKDKDGEVQVYENLPKEKNYHQLMGQTKFCLCPSGSEVASPRVVEAMYQACVPVIISDYYTLPFSDVLDWSKFAVFIPPKRIPEIKTILKGISQERYLTLQKRVAQVARHFELNRPAKPFDVLHMVLHSVWLRRLNIRLTQNDY; encoded by the exons ATGGCAACCTTTAGTTTCCACTCACCATTTTTGCTCATTccaacttttcttcttcttcttctccttatcTATATCTCTCCCTTAAACGAAAACCTccatttctcttcttctactCCAACTCCATCACCTTCTCGTCTAttacaaacaaacccaaaatccccTCAACTTTCACTGCTGGCACCTTCTCCAACTATGGCAAAGTCTTCATTGGAAGCACCTCCCTCTACTTTCAACACTGCCAATCATATCAAGGTACATAG TGAGCAGGAGAAGAGTCGTACAGAGAGGATTGAAGAAGATTTGGCTAAAGCACGTGCAGCGATTCAGAAAGCAATTAACAATCAGAATTACACATCTGAtgataaaattgaattttacgTTCCAAGAGGTTGCGTTTACAGAAATGCCAAAGCTTTTCATCA GAGTCAGATTGAAATGATAAAGAGATTCAAGGTGTGGGTGTACAGGGAAGGAGAGATACCAATGGCACACAGTGGACCGATGAGTTACTTGTACTCCATTGGAGGACAGTTCATGGATGAGATGGAGAGAGGGGAGAGCCCCTTCATGGCTCCTCATCCTGATGAGGCACATGCATTCTTTGTTCCACTCAGTGTCAGCAAAATTGTGGACAGCTTTTATAGGCTTCAGCCCCACACCTTTCGTCGACGATTGGCCATAATTTCTAGAGATTATATCAACGTCGTAGCTGATAAGTACCCCTATTGGAATAGAAGCAACGGAGGGGACCATTTTATGGTCTCTTGCCATGATTGG GCACCATGGCTTGTAACAGAAGATCCCAAGTTCTACCAGAATTTCGTAAGAGTGCTATGTAATGCCAACACGTCCGAAGGTTTCAAACCCATAAGAGATGTTTCATTACCAGAATTTAACTTGAAAGGTTACCCTATATTCAACCTCGGCCCACCCCGTCACGGCCTAGCCCCTAGTAAGCGCACCATCCTCGCATTCTTTGCCGGAGGAGCCCATGGAGACATAAGGAGTATATTATTCCAGCATTGGAAGGACAAAGATGGTGAAGTTCAAGTCTATGAGAACCTCCCTAAGGAGAAAAATTACCATCAATTAATGGGACAAACCAAGTTTTGTTTGTGTCCAAGTGGATCAGAAGTGGCAAGTCCTAGAGTGGTGGAGGCAATGTATCAAGCATGTGTCCCGGTGATTATTTCTGATTACTATACATTACCCTTTAGTGATGTTCTTGATTGGAGCAAATTTGCAGTATTTATTCCTCCGAAGAGAATACCAGAAATTAAGACAATTTTGAAAGGGATTTCACAAGAGAGATACTTGACATTGCAAAAGAGGGTGGCACAAGTAGCAAGGCATTTTGAGCTAAACAGACCAGCTAAGCCATTTGATGTCCTTCATATGGTGCTTCACTCCGTGTGGCTTAGAAGGCTTAATATTAGGCTAACACAAAACGATTATTAA
- the LOC115978970 gene encoding putative pentatricopeptide repeat-containing protein At1g12700, mitochondrial, translating into MIRRSAALFTTPLTSNFTGTGTAFLLFTNNDCVISSIIQFHSRASPNVKIDVNPSRPSRILELEKLLRDSGGGGIGNINDALIVFDKMLQRRPMPSIMCFNQLLGVIAKMNHYSTVISLSKQMGTLDIMPDVSTLSIMINCFIQLNQMGCGFSVFGKLMKLGFEPNAKTMTTLIKGLCKMENTSGAIQLLRKMEGMCKPDVVTFNTIIDSFCKDGLITEALNLFSEMINKGIPPNVVTYSSLIHGACNLGQWKDATRLLNEMVSKKIEPNVQTYTILVNAYCKEGLVEEAQDVVEVMIKRGLQPNIVTYCALMDGYCLRNQLDMAFEVFNAMMSKGFAPNVFSYSILINGYCKSKKIDEAMNLFRQMLLKGLIPNTVTFTTLIGGLFHVGKPRIAKELFQKMQACRVIPDIQTCAVLLDGLCKNQRLAEAMALFQQMEKCKLHLNNVIYNILIENLCKAGQFKSARELFHSLSNKGLQPDVKTYTIMIRGLFSEGLTSEVNKLLKVMEENGCSPNDFTYNTIIRGLIGNNEMSRAIQVFHEMVERGFSADASTAELLVDLLADGKLDLDSLPSIQKLL; encoded by the coding sequence ATGATCCGGAGAAGTGCTGCTTTATTTACAACTCCTCTTACTTCTAATTTTACAGGCACGGGTACGGCTTTTCTTCTCTTCACTAATAATGATTGTGTGATAAGTAGCATTATTCAATTCCATAGTCGAGCTTCCCCTAACGTCAAAATAGATGTAAATCCAAGCAGACCTAGTAGAATTTTAGAGCTGGAAAAGCTTCTGAGAgatagtggtggtggtgggattGGTAACATTAATGATGCACTCATTGTGTTCGATAAAATGCTTCAACGGCGACCCATGCCTTCTATTATGTGTTTCAATCAACTCTTAGGTGTGATTGCCAAAATGAACCATTATTCAACCGTTATTTCTTTGTCTAAACAAATGGGTACGTTAGATATTATGCCTGATGTTAGTACTCTCAGTATTATGATCAATTGTTTCATCCAATTGAATCAAATGGGATGTGGGTTTTCTGTTTTTGGGAAATTGATGAAGCTTGGTTTTGAGCCGAATGCAAAAACTATGACCACTTTGATTAAGGGGCTATGCAAGATGGAGAACACTAGTGGGGCTATTCAGTTACTTAGGAAGATGGAAGGAATGTGTAAGCCTGACGTAGTGACATTTAACACGATAATCGATAGCTTTTGTAAGGATGGCTTAATTACAGAGGCTTTGAATCTTTTCTCAGAAATGATTAATAAAGGCATTCCACCAAATGTTGTCACTTACAGCTCCTTAATACATGGAGCGTGCAATTTAGGCCAATGGAAAGATGCTACAAGATTGTTAAATGAgatggtgagtaaaaaaattgaaccaaatgTACAAACTTATACCATATTGGTCAATGCGTATTGTAAAGAAGGATTGGTTGAAGAAGCACAAGATGTGGTTGAAGTGATGATTAAAAGAGGTTTACAACCTAATATAGTTACTTACTGTGCACTTATGGATGGATATTGTTTGAGAAACCAGTTGGATATGGCTTTTGAAGTATTTAATGCAATGATGAGCAAGGGATTTGCACCTAATGTCTTTAGTTATAGCATTTTGATCAATGGATATTGTAAGAGTAAAAAGATAGATGAAGCCATGAATCTCTTTCGACAGATGCTTCTTAAAGGATTGATTCCTAATACTGTTACTTTCACCACTCTTATAGGTGGCTTGTTTCATGTTGGGAAACCTCGGATTGCAAAGGAACTCTTTCAAAAGATGCAAGCCTGTAGAGTAATTCCTGATATCCAGACTTGTGCTGTTTTGTTGGATGGCCTATGCAAAAACCAACGACTTGCTGAGGCAATGGCATTGTTTCAACAAATGGAAAAATGCAAGTTGCACCTCAATAATGTTATTTACAATATCCTCattgaaaatttgtgtaaagCTGGACAGTTTAAATCTGCAAGGGAACTCTTTCATAGTTTATCAAATAAAGGGTTGCAACCTGATGTGAAGACATACACTATAATGATTAGAGGACTTTTTAGTGAAGGACTTACAAGCGAAGTGAATAAGTTGCTTAAAGTAATGGAAGAAAATGGATGCTCTCCAAATGACTTCACTTATAATACAATAATCAGAGGACTTATTGGTAATAATGAGATGTCAAGGGCAATTCAAGTTTTTCATGAAATGGTGGAGAGGGGTTTCTCTGCTGATGCATCAACCGCAGAGTTGTTAGTTGATTTATTGGCAGATGGTAAATTAGATCTCGATTCCCTGCCATCGATACAGAAGCTTCTGTGA